The Prunus persica cultivar Lovell chromosome G8, Prunus_persica_NCBIv2, whole genome shotgun sequence genome includes a region encoding these proteins:
- the LOC109950833 gene encoding uncharacterized protein LOC109950833, with protein sequence MILYKADDALMCKVFAMTLRGAAQDWFHTLSSASIGNFKELAFIFTKEYTSYKTANIIGCNDQVASSAFKKGLPTKHELYRELAITPSQTLAEVFTTAERYALWDDDRIAAKKASKQVDHPTKQASQKSNQFEQKARDKRRSRPREGSSEIGTFTEFAIPIHQILAQVKDKPWVRRPPPMKEDPSKRDTSKYCAFHGEHGHYTNNCNAWKRHLEELVREGHCTEFVAKKAIQQIEDRDAAAKEPPQKVIRINTILADSQESGLTTKERKRKIAQATYVSQVTMGVPVIVDTPIIGFQKKDLIGLDLPHNDALVICIQIEQAVIERVHVDEGSAANILQLSVIQQMGLEPKISKLARSLTGFNGATSITVGQIDLDVHSPPVVCSQTFMVIDEISPYNEILGRPWISKIEAITSALHQKIRYPILGGGIGQINSDQAMARRCTAHGLKKSKQMQFTPVMQAVNEARSAPSRQASSNEKGAVTSQ encoded by the exons ATGATCCTGTACAAGGCAGATGATGCCCTGATGTGCAAAGTGTTCGCGATGACCCTGCGAGGAGCAGCtcaagactggttccacactCTATCGTCCGCGTCGATAGGAAACTTCAAGGAGTTGGCCTTCATCTTCACAAAGgagtacacctcctacaagacg GCTAACATCATAGGATGCAATGACCAAGTTGCATCCTCAGCTTTCAAGAAGGGCTTGCCAACCAAGCACGAGCTATACCGGGAACTGGCCATAACACCAAGTCAAACCTTGGCAGAAGTGTTCACGACGGCAGAACGCTACGCACTTTGGGACGATGATCGAATCGCCGCAAAGAAAGCTAGCAAGCAAGTTGATCACCCGACGAAGCAGGCAAGCCAAAAGAGCAACCAGTTCGAGCAAAAAGCCCGAGATAAGCGCAGATCGCGGCCCCGAGAGGGAAGCTCAGAAATTGGGACCTTCACTGAGTTCGCTATCCCAATTCATCAGATCCTGGCTCAAGTGAAGGACAAGCCGTGGGTGAGGAGACCGCCACCCATGAAAGAAGACCCCTCTAAGAGGGACACCAGTAAATACTGCGCATTCCACGGGGAGCACGGTCATTACACCAACAATTGCAATGCCTGGAAAAGGCATCTGGAGGAGTTGGTCAGAGAAGGTCATTGCACAGAATTCGTCGCAAAGAAGGCCATCCAACAGATCGAGGATCGTGATGCGGCTGCCAAGGAACCTCCCCAAAAGGTCATTCGAATCAACACCATTCTAGCTGACTCTCAGGAGTCTGGGCTGACCACCAAGGAGCGCAAGAGGAAGATCGCGCAGGCGACTTATGTCTCCCAAGTCACAATGGGAGTACCAGTTATCGTGGATACACCCATCATTGGTTTCCAGAAGAAAGACTTGATCGGGCTTGACCTGCCGCATAATGACGCCCTAGTCATCTGCATTCAGATTGAACAAGCTGTGATCGAGCGAGTTCATGTGGATGAGGGCAGCGCAGCCAACATCCTGCAACTATCTGTCATCCAACAGATGGGATTGGAGCCCAAGATAAGCAAACTTGCAAGGTCGCTGACTGGCTTCAATGGGGCCACATCAATCACTGTTGGACAGATCGACCTTGACGTCCACTCGCCCCCAGTAGTCTGCTCACAAACCTTCATGGTCATCGACGAGATCTCCCCGTACAACGAAATCCTGGGCCGACCGTGGATCAGCAAGATCGAGGCTATCACATCTGCTCTACACCAGAAGATTCGCTACCCCATCCTTGGAGGTGGAATCGGGCAGATCAATAGTGACCAAGCCATGGCAAGAAGATGCACAGCTCACGGACTCAAGAAGAGCAAGCAGATGCAGTTCACACCAGTAATGCAAGCTGTCAACGAGGCACGAAGCGCTCCCAGCAGACAAGCAAGCTCGAACGAGAAGGGAGCTGTTACCTCACAATAG